A window of the Arachis duranensis cultivar V14167 chromosome 5, aradu.V14167.gnm2.J7QH, whole genome shotgun sequence genome harbors these coding sequences:
- the LOC107487635 gene encoding uncharacterized protein LOC107487635 codes for MEKKLIRPCDREYMRMAMLKHEQTFKQQVYELHRLYRIQQALMKNMEGSSSRISEIEESEIELTLGPSSHYNRKKVVEASPLTSDSGQSFSSSSGSGSGSCFIHNNTSFKTHQYHSSHREELGGGIIGLVQVPHSSSGVRNGYHIIEEQSRLERSKQPPSLLQVLSLSIT; via the exons ATGGAGAAGAAGCTCATTAGGCCATGTGACAGAGAATACATGAGGATGGCCATGCTAAAACATGAACAAACTTTCAAACAACAg GTGTATGAACTTCACCGTTTGTATAGGATTCAGCAGGCACTGATGAAAAACATGGAAGGCAGCAGCAGCAGAATCAGTGAAATTGAAGAGTCAGAGATTGAGTTGACTCTAGGGCCTTCAAGTCACTACAACCGTAAGAAAGTTGTTGAGGCATCACCTCTAACTTCAGATTCAGGTCAaagcttttcttcttcttctggttCTGGTTCTGGATCCTGTTTCATACACAACAACACAAGTTTCAAGACCCACCAATATCATAGCAGCCATAGAGAAGAATTAGGTGGAGGCATTATAGGCCTTGTCCAAGTGCCACATTCAAGTAGTGGTGTTAGAAACGGTTACCATATTATTGAAGAACAATCAAGACTAGAGAGATCAAAACAGCCACCTTCACTTCTTCAAGTATTGAGCCTTAGCATTACATGA
- the LOC107487670 gene encoding BTB/POZ domain-containing protein SR1IP1: MVDRGQENNIAATTPDLSLKKKELLSSAMKRTSEWIFSQEIPSDVIVQVGEASFSLHKFPLVSKCGYIRKLVSESNDADVSLIELSDVPGGAEGFELAAKFCYGINFEITVENIAMLRCMAEYLEMTEDYAVGNLVGRTDAYLNEVALKTISGAVSILHMSEKLLPVAEKAKLVSKCIDAIAYIACKESQFCTSSARSDSGSDGVVSHHQRPVVDWWSEDLTVLRIDIFQRVLTAMMARGFKQYAIGPILMLYAQKSLRGLDIFAKGRKKIEPRQEHEKRVVLETIVSLLPREKNAMSVSFLSMLLRSAIYLETTVACRLDLEKRMAMQLGHAVLDDLLIPAYSFTGDTLFDVDTVQRIMTNYLESHLGNHLVYNQDVEYFSPPQTDVERVGKLMENYLSEIATDRNLTIAKFTNLAELIPEQSKPTEDGMYRAIDIYLKAHPNLSDMERKKVCGVMDCQKLSREACAHAAQNDRLPVQTVVQVLYYEQQRLRDAMNNGSSASGESPSSGQSKTSVFHHPVSNELSTLRRENQDLKLELVKLKMKLKEIENSTLIKSGISSPMISASPSSAADKPPLPRKSFISSVSKKLGKLSPFLRADGIAPFSKGRTKPNKNRRHSIS, from the exons ATGGTGGATCGTGGTCAAGAGAATAATATTGCTGCTACTACTCCTGACTTGTCCCTGAAGAAGAAGGAGCTTCTTTCCAGTGCCATGAAGAGAACGAGTGAATG GATTTTTTCTCAGGAGATTCCAAGTGATGTTATTGTTCAAGTTGGAGAAGCTTCATTTTCCTTACATAAG TTTCCATTAGTCTCCAAGTGTGGATATATTAGGAAACTGGTCTCAGAATCCAACGATGCTGATGTGTCCTTGATTGAACTCTCTGATGTTCCTGGAGGAGCAGAAGGATTCGAACTGGCAGCCAAATTCTGTTACGGAATAAACTTCGAGATAACTGTCGAAAACATCGCCATGCTTCGCTGCATGGCGGAGTATCTCGAGATGACAGAGGATTATGCAGTTGGAAACTTAGTTGGAAGAACTGATGCTTACTTGAACGAAGTGGCACTCAAGACAATATCAGGGGCTGTGTCTATATTGCACATGTCAGAGAAGCTCCTTCCAGTGGCAGAGAAAGCGAAATTGGTGAGTAAATGCATCGATGCCATTGCATACATAGCCTGCAAGGAAAGCCAGTTTTGCACTTCTTCTGCAAGAAGCGACAGTGGCTCTGATGGAGTTGTGTCTCATCATCAGAGGCCGGTGGTTGATTGGTGGTCTGAAGACTTAACGGTTCTCCGAATCGACATCTTCCAGAGAGTTCTAACTGCAATGATGGCTAGAGGGTTTAAACAATATGCTATTGGTCCCATTCTAATGCTCTATGCACAGAAATCTCTACGAGGTTTG GATATATTTGCAAAGGGAAGGAAGAAGATTGAGCCGCGACAAGAGCACGAAAAGAGGGTTGTTTTGGAGACAATAGTGAGCCTGTTGCCAAGGGAGAAGAATGCAATGTCTGTAAGCTTTCTGTCTATGCTGCTTCGCTCGGCGATATATCTGGAGACGACGGTTGCTTGCAGGCTTGATTTGGAGAAGAGGATGGCCATGCAGTTAGGACACGCTGTCCTAGATGATCTTCTTATTCCTGCTTATTCATTTACTGGAGACACATTGTTTGATGTGGATACGGTGCAGAGGATCATGACCAATTACCTTGAATCTCATCTTGGGAACCATTTAGTCTATAATCAAGATGTTGAATACTTTTCGCCTCCACAAACTGATGTCGAACGGGTTGGAAAGCTGATGGAGAACTACCTATCTGAAATAGCCACGGATCGAAATTTAACGATCGCAAAGTTCACCAATCTGGCTGAATTGATTCCTGAACAATCAAAGCCAACAGAAGATGGCATGTATAGAGCCATTGACATCTATCTCAAG GCTCATCCTAATCTGAGTGACATGGAGAGAAAGAAAGTATGTGGCGTGATGGATTGCCAGAAGCTATCGCGAGAGGCGTGCGCGCATGCGGCTCAAAACGACCGTCTTCCGGTCCAAACCGTGGTTCAAGTTCTCTACTACGAACAGCAAAGACTACGTGACGCCATGAATAATGGAAGCAGTGCGAGTGGAGAATCTCCTTCTTCAGGTCAATCCAAGACCAGTGTATTTCACCATCCGGTTTCAAATGAACTCTCCACATTACGCAGAGAAAATCAAGACCTGAAATTAGAGCTTGTGAAACTGAAAATGAAGCTAAAAGAGATCGAGAATTCCACACTGATCAAATCAGGAATTAGCAGCCCTATGATAAGTGCCTCGCCTTCTTCTGCCGCTGATAAGCCTCCTCTGCCTCGAAAATCGTTCATAAGTTCTGTGTCCAAGAAACTCGGAAAACTCTCTCCTTTTCTACGTGCTGATGGCATCGCACCTTTCTCCAAAGGTCGCACAAAACCAAATAAGAATCGCCGCCACTCCATATCATGA